Proteins encoded within one genomic window of Aspergillus nidulans FGSC A4 chromosome VII:
- a CDS encoding uncharacterized protein (transcript_id=CADANIAT00009267): MSSFSLDDYLDDLSDYGFDYSDFGLDDEDFDYSDYLNDDDFDYSDYGLDDEDFDFDYSDYLPSSTSSASYPTSTSYDWLSGGDSGDDGDITTPSSSDYDMNLDGTPPNGEGSTNGLPSSLGGAFGSDFSNQQVSDSCVSEVAFKTTAPKVDLAFDVIFLVLFIALAVFTVIRLFKIKRNGGGMVNWVLFPISLFFTILYLFLDTITLILSECVMMRGDKYWDAQTAVQWFSRLAIFLLIVIIMLPICRKLQQGGGIFATLTLVLHSLWIALTGIFLIVSLALTTRVRVGDRDGFKLEKASNGVTMAYSVFLFIAALLALVNMGIALVKKANLRKGLTLITIPVLALSTLILTLILMGGFADNVYGSKNRSAKYFQQSGDAQTFLARLFYAVSFVSALFVAGANTANDDAAQSAPSMTQTPKPAEYYQPQPQPVTTAPVPAPAQH, encoded by the exons ATGTCCTCCTTTTCGCTGGACGACTACCTCGACGACCTGTCGGACTACGGCTTCGATTACTCCGACTTTGGtcttgacgatgaggacTTCGACTACTCCGACTACCTGAACGATGATGACTTCGACTACTCCGACTATGgcctcgacgacgaagacttTGATTTTGACTACTCCGACTATCTCCCCTCATCGACCAGCTCGGCTTCATACCCTACCTCGACCAGCTACGATTGGCTGTCCGGTGGTGACAgcggtgatgatggcgacatCACGACCCCCAGCTCATCTGACTACGACATGAACCTGGACGGGACCCCTCCTAACGGAGAGGGCAGCACCAACGGCCTGCCCTCAAGCTTGGGCGGCGCGTTCGGGTCTGACTTCTCCAACCAGCAGGTCAGCGACTCGTGCGTCTCGGAGGTCGCATTCAAGACCACAGCGCCAAAGGTAGATCTCGCATTTGACGTGATCTTCCTTGTTCTCTTTATCGCACTCGCTGTCTTTACTGTAATCCgcctcttcaagatcaagaGGAACGGTGGCGGCATGGTGAATTGGGTTCTGTTTCCGATCTCTCTATTCTTCACTATCCT GTACCTCTTCCTCGACACGATAACTCTCATCCTCTCAGAATGCGTCATGATGCGCGGCGACAAATACTGGGATGCCCAAACAGCTGTTCAGTGGTTCAGCAGgctcgccatcttcctgctgattgtcatcatcatgcTCCCCATCTGCCGCAAGCTCCAACAAGGAGGCGGCATATTCGCCACTCTGACCCTGGTTCTTCACTCTCTCTGGATAGCCCTCACaggcatcttcctcatcgtcagccTAGCACTCACCACCCGCGTCCGTGTCGGCGACCGAGACGGCTTCAAATTGGAAAAGGCCTCCAATGGCGTGACAATGGCGTACTCCGTTTTCTTGTTTATTGCTGCGTTGCTGGCCCTGGTGAACATGGGCATTGCGCTAGTGAAGAAGGCGAATCTTCGGAAGGGA CTTACCCTCATTACCATTCCAGTTCTCGCCCTCTCAACCTTGATCCTTACCCTGATTCTGATGGGCGGGTTCGCGGACAATGTCTACGGTAGTAAGAACCGCTCCGCCAAATACTTCCAACAATCTGGTGATGCACAGACCTTCCTCGCGAGACTTTTCTATGCCGTTTCTTTCGTCAGTGCACTTTTCGTTGCCGGTGCGAATACCGCAAATGATGACGCTGCCCAATCGGCGCCTTCTATGACCCAGACCCCCAAGCCAGCAGAGTAttatcagcctcagcctcaacctgTAACGACCGCTCCGGTGCCAGCACCGGCACAGCAC
- a CDS encoding putative pectate lyase (transcript_id=CADANIAT00009266): MMGKSVWVFAALFPAVLAADIYVSPDGSDDAAGTIDAPLQSIQLAVDQATAGSTIYLRGGTYTPTSNIQITKSGTASAPYVLRAYEGESVIIDGEELPGTPADLDASLDNADRGILHIQDAEYWEFYDLELINGPYGVYARDASNNHYERITTRNNYETGFQLQGESSNNVVLYLDSYGNRDPRKNGESADGFACKEGSGEGNILRGARLWNNVDDGLDLWYAVNPVHPRISANTSREFKSAVTIEDTIAWGNGFNRWDFTPFEGDGNGFKLGGGDDTDIGPADHIITNCIAFSNAKDGFTDNSQPGNFVLTRNTAWDNTAVGFKFGTAVATLTGNIAASNGEAPTSLSDEQISDGNSWDGDEDWDDGSFVSVDVSLVQGERNADGTIEPSGFLLPADGEEIGATTDWSA; the protein is encoded by the exons ATGATGGGGAAATCGGTCTGGGTCTTTGCCGCTTTGTTTCCCGCAGTTCTTGCGGCGGACATATATGTTTCACCTGATGGCTCGGACGATGCTGCCGGTACGATCGATGCACCGCTCCAGTCCATCCAGCTAGCTGTCGACCAAGCTACTGCGGGATCTACGATTTACTTGCGCGGCGGAACATACACCCCGACAAGTAATATCCAGATCACCAAAAGCGGCACGGCCTCGGCACCATACGTTCTCCGCGCGTATGAAGGAGAGTCGGTAATTATCGACGGCGAAGAGCTACCAGG GACCCCCGCCGACCTAGATGCGTCGCTCGACAATGCGGATCGAGGTATCCTCCATATCCAGGATGCAGAATACTGGGAGTTCTACGACCTCGAACTGATCAACGGACCGTATGGTGTCTATGCGCGCGATGCGTCGAACAATCACTACGAGCGCATCACTACACGGAACAACTACGAAACAG GCTTCCAGCTTCAGGGCGAGTCGTCAAACAACGTCGTCCTGTATCTCGACTCATATGGGAACCGTGACCCGCGAAAGAACGGCGAGAGCGCCGATGGATTCGCGTGCAAGGAGGGGTCAGGCGAGGGCAACATCCTCCGCGGTGCACGGCTGTGGAATAACGTCGACGATGGATTGGACCTTTGGTATGCCGTAAACCCAGTCCATCCCCGTATCTCCGCTAACACAAGCAGGGAATTCAAATCTGCCGTGACGATTGAAGACACAATCGCGTGGGGTAACGGCTTTAACCG ATGGGACTTCACCCCGTTCGAAGGCGACGGCAACGGCTTCAAActtggcggcggcgacgataCCGATATCGGCCCAGCCGACCACATTATCACCAACTGCATCGCCTTCTCTAACGCAAAGGACGGGTTCACCGATAACTCGCAGCCAGGAAACTTCGTCCTCACAAGAAACACAGCATGGGATAATACGGCAGTAGGCTTTAAATTCGGTACGGCCGTCGCGACTCTGACAGGGAATATTGCGGCGTCAAATGGGGAGGCTCCCACCTCATTGAGCGATGAGCAGATCTCGGATGGGAACTCGTgggatggggatgaggatTGGGATGATGGGAGTTTTGTGAGTGTTGATGTGTCTCTGGTGCAAGGAGAGCGTAACGCAGATGGCACGATCGAGCCGAGTGGATTTTTGTTGCCGGCTGATGGGGAGGAGATTGGCGCGACAACGGATTGGAGTGCTTAG
- a CDS encoding isopenicillin N synthase family dioxygenase (transcript_id=CADANIAT00009265): MAKMTNQSDSFTVIPVLDYSLSMSSKSAFLADLRYALVNVGFFYLVNAPIKPQIRQDLVKKCRAIFDLPLEKKLEIEMVNSKHFLGYSRLGAEITARKQDYREQFDFATELPAPAPDEPLYRNIRGPNQWPDENAIPGFRQSVEAYLAELSPVAENFQVLIAEALDLPPNALKQFFDKPVQQKMKLIKYPPPPSDAESQGVGPHKDSEFLTFLLQATPHHGLEVQNKSGVWISAPPIEGSLVVNIGRALEAITGGVCTATTHRVSLAPSNYVDAEGTPLGPRFSIPVFQGMSLDLSAEDISLEFPDHIKMLAGDEKARSDAEATFNKIFRGRTGEGTLIHRIISHQDVGRRWYPELLARALGEYEKQGRGLNSSQ, translated from the exons ATGGCCAAAATGACCAACCAATCCGATTCCTTCACGGTGATCCCTGTCCTGGACTATTCGCTGTCGATGTCCAGCAAATCAGCCTTCCTGGCCGACCTCCGCTACGCGCTGGTCAACGTGGGGTTCTTTTATCTCGTGAACGCTCCCATCAAACCGCAAATCAGACAAGACCTCGTGAAAAAGTGCAGGGCAATCTTTGACCTTcctctggagaagaagctcgagatCGAAATGGTTAACAGCAAGCACTTTCTCGGCTACTCTCGACTTGGGGCCGAAATCACTGCACGGAAGCAGGACTACCGAGAACAGTTCGAT TTTGCGACGGAGttacctgctcctgcacCGGACGAGCCCCTATATAGGAACATTAGGGGCCCCAACCAG TGGCCCGATGAGAATGCAATCCCAGGCTTCCGCCAATCCGTCGAAGCATACCTGGCGGAACTGAGCCCGGTGGCGGAGAATTTCCAGGTCCTCATCGCCGAGGCCCTGGATCTGCCCCCAAACGCGCTGAAACAATTCTTTGATAAGCCGGTGcagcagaagatgaaacTAATCAAATACCCTCCGCCACCCAGCGACGCCGAATCCCAAGGTGTTGGACCCCATAAAGACTCGGAGTTCTTGACATTCCTCCTGCAAGCTACTCCGCATCACGGACTCGAAGTGCAGAATAAATCCGGGGTTTGGATCTCGGCTCCACCAATCGAGGGGTCGCTGGTCGTTAATATCGGGCGCGCCTTGGAAGCAATCACCGGTGGTGTGTGTACGGCAACGACACACCGCGTGAGTCTTGCGCCATCGAATTATGTCGATGCGGAGGGGACGCCGCTGGGGCCCCGGTTCTCAATACCGGTCTTTCAGGGGATGAGTCTGGATCTGTCGGCTGAGGATATCTCGTTGGAGTTTCCGGACCATATCAAGATGTTGGCTGGCGATGAGAAGGCACGGTCGGATGCTGAGGCTACCTTTAATAAGATATTTCGCGGCCGCACTGGCGAAGGAACGCTCATCCACCGGATCATCAGTCACCAGGATGTCGGCCGGAGATGGTACCCTGAGCTGCTTGCGCGAGCGCTGGGGGAGTATGAGAAACAGGGTCGGGGCCTTAATTCTTCACAGTGA